From Daucus carota subsp. sativus chromosome 6, DH1 v3.0, whole genome shotgun sequence, the proteins below share one genomic window:
- the LOC108226580 gene encoding ATP-dependent Clp protease ATP-binding subunit ClpA homolog CD4A, chloroplastic: protein MEKLDQQDISKLEALIKYGTDITQLAKQNKLDPVIGRGEEIERVTQILCKRRKNNVCLTGDPGVGKTVIVEGLASRIITGSIPLKLQDAKVFSVDMARLIAGASNRGEFEERLTKVVDEVKLSEGKIVLFVDELHTVVGAGSSGPLDASNILKPALARGELKCIGATTMEEYRKYIEKDGALKRRFQVVDVPEPSVKDTILILKGLVKKYEDFHNVNYTEKAIRFAASSAKLYISDRFLPDKAIDLIDEAGARVNLQQKQAKYEKPTVVTRRDTKFGSGINLQKREAESNGDMLVTEKDIALVLSSWTGIPVGKISEEEAFKLLNMEKTLQTKMIGQKEAVVCVSRAIRRAKVGIRDPNRPIASFLFTGPTGVGKTELAKLVAQEYFGTKDAIVRVDMSEYMEKHEASKLFGSPPGYVGHDEGGHLTEAVRRRPHSLVLFDEIEKAHRDVFNTLLQILDDGRLTDGKGRVVDFKNTIIILTSNIGGHLTGNFEQVKQQVSELLKANFRPEFLNRLDDVIVFKHLKKKHLRRIVEVMLKEFIQRVKEKKEIVITITDQVREKVVEEGYSPSYGARPLRRAITRLLEDNLCDKILSGDLKEGDSVTVDINLEGEVAFKDGAIFWEC from the exons ATGGAGAAGCTGGATCAGCAAGACATTTCGAAGCTTGAAGCACTTATCAAGTATGGCACAGACATAACCCAATTGGCGAAACAG AATAAGTTGGATCCGGTTATAGGCAGAGGGGAAGAGATTGAAAGAGTTACACAAATATTATGCAAGCGCAGAAAAAATAATGTGTGTCTTACTGGGGATCCCGGTGTTGGTAAAACTGTCATTGTTGAAGGTCTAGCGTCAAGAATAATTACTGGGAGCATCCCGTTAAAGCTTCAAGATGCGAAG GTATTCTCAGTAGACATGGCACGGTTGATAGCTGGTGCCTCAAACCGAGGTGAATTTGAGGAGAGGTTAACCAAAGTTGTTGATGAAGTGAAATTAAGTGAGGGAaaaattgttttgtttgttgATGAGCTGCATACAGTGGTTGGAGCGGGCTCTTCGGGGCCTCTTGATGCTTCTAACATTTTAAAACCAGCTCTAGCTAGAGGTGAATTAAAG TGCATTGGCGCGACAACAATGGAAGAATACAGGAAGTACATTGAGAAAGACGGGGCGTTGAAAAGGCGTTTTCAGGTTGTTGATGTGCCTGAACCATCTGTTAAGGACACAATCCTGATACTCAAAGGACTGGTAAAGAAATATGAAGATTTTCATAATGTTAACTACACTGAGAAAGCCATTCGCTTTGCGGCCTCTTCAGCAAAATTATATATCAg CGATCGCTTCCTGCCTGATAAAGCGATTGACTTGATCGATGAAGCTGGTGCAAGGGTGAATCTGCAGCAAAAGCAAGCAAAATATGAGAAGCCTACGGTTGTGACTAGAAGGGATACAAAGTTTGGTTCGGGGATTAATCTGCAGAAAAGGGAAGCAGAGAGTAATGGCGATATGCTTGTAACTGAAAAAGATATAGCCCTTGTTCTCTCATCGTGGACTGGAATCCCGGTGGGAAAGATATCAGAAGAAGAAGCATTCAAGCTTTTAAACATGGAAAAAACTCTACAAACCAAAATGATTGGCCAGAAGGAAGCGGTTGTGTGTGTTAGCAGAGCTATACGCAGGGCCAAAGTTGGGATTAGGGACCCAAATCGTCCTATTGCTAGTTTTTTGTTCACCGGACCTACTGGTGTAGGCAAAACCGAGCTTGCAAAATTAGTAGCTCAAGAGTATTTTGGGACCAAAGATGCCATTGTAAGAGTCGACATGAGTGAGTACATGGAAAAACACGAGGCATCTAAGCTTTTCGGATCCCCTCCAGGGTATGTAGGCCATGATGAAGGCGGGCATTTGACAGAAGCTGTAAGGAGAAGGCCTCACAGTTTGGTTCTTTTTGATGAGATTGAGAAAGCTCACAGGGATGTTTTCAACACACTGCTCCAGATATTAGATGACGGCAGGCTAACAGATGGTAAAGGCCGCGTGGTGGACTTTAAGAACACAATAATCATACTCACTTCCAATATTGGAGGTCATTTAACTGGTAACTTTGAGCAGGTGAAACAGCAGGTTTCTGAATTGCTGAAAGCAAATTTCAGGCCTGAGTTCTTGAATAGGCTCGACGATGTTATTGTTTTCAAGCATCTGAAGAAGAAACACCTGAGAAGGATTGTTGAAGTAATGCTGAAAGAGTTTATACAGAGGGTGAAGGAGAAAAAGGAGATAGTGATAACAATAACGGATCAAGTTCGTGAAAAGGTTGTAGAAGAGGGTTACTCTCCGAGCTACGGAGCAAGGCCATTGAGAAGGGCCATTACAAGATTACTGGAAGATAATTTGTGTGATAAAATTCTGTCTGGTGATTTGAAAGAGGGTGATTCTGTTACAGTTGATATCAATTTGGAAGGAGAAGTGGCCTTTAAGGACGGGGCTATATTTTGGGAGTGCTGA
- the LOC108226113 gene encoding SWI/SNF complex component SNF12 homolog, with the protein MEANNNRPPHNAVLSSSFGNSMPPNQSSYPQAGGQQQGGYGPRAQFQMSQFSAAQSQAIMQAKAQALAQAQSQAAHAQFQAQLHAQSHAAGMGNVGGNSPSVSTSNSSVKRPPQKLGRPPGSLNNNNVSPLRTMELTSAARKKKQKLPEKHLQDKIAAFLPESALYTQLLDFESRIDAALARKRIDIQEALKNPPCIQKTLRIYVFNSFANQIRTIPGKPNAEPPTWTFKIIGRILEDGVDPEQAAQKSNPMDPKFSSFFKRVTISLDQRLYPDNHIIIWESARSPAPHEGFEVKRKGDKEFTLNVRLEVNYMPEKYKLSPALTELLGIEVETRSRIVAGIWHYVKARKLQNPNDPSYFMCDPPLQKVFGEDKLKFAMVSQKISNHLAPPQPIHLEHRIKLSGNSPTGNACYDILVDVPFPIQKELNALLANTEKNKEIEACEEAVCTAIRKIHEHRKRRAFFLGFSQSPVEFVNALVESQSTDLKLVAGEASRAERERRSEFYNQPWVEDAVIRYLNRRPPPAPSPAPAPTSTPAPAPTLDAPGST; encoded by the exons ATGGAGGCGAATAACAATAGGCCACCACATAATGCTGTTCTTTCCTCTTCATTTGGTAATTCCATGCCACCAAATCAGAGTTCTTATCCGCAGGCTGGAGGTCAACAGCAAGGTGGGTATGGTCCTCGTGCTCAGTTTCAGATGTCTCAGTTTTCTGCAGCTCAATCGCAAGCGATTATGCAAGCAAAAGCCCAGGCTCTTGCCCAAGCTCAATCTCAAGCAGCTCATGCTCAATTCCAAGCCCAGTTACATGCCCAATCCCATGCTGCTGGGATGGGCAATGTTGGTGGTAATTCACCCTCAGTTTCAACAAGTAATTCTAGTGTGAAACGACCACCACAGAAACTAGGGCGGCCACCTGGCTCGTTGAATAACAATAATGTCTCGCCGTTGAGAACTATGGAACTTACATCTGCTGCTCGTAAGAAGAAACAAAAGCTTCCCGAGAAACATTTACAGGATAAAATAGCAGCCTTTTTGCCTGAATCTGCTTTATATACTCAGCTTCTCGACTTCGAGTCTCGCATCGATGCTGCTCTTGCAAGAAAGAGAATTGACATTCAAGAGGCGCTTAAGAATCCTCCTTGCATTCAGAAAACCCTCAGAATTTATGTTTTTAATTCTTTTGCTAATCAAATCCGCACAATTCCTGGGAAGCCAAATGCCGAACCACCTACCTGGACGTTTAAGATAATTGGGAGGATATTAGAAGACGGGGTTGATCCTGAGCAGGCTGCTCAGAAATCAAATCCCATGGATCCAAAATTTTCATCTTTTTTCAAGAGAGTCACCATTTCGTTGGACCAAAGATTGTATCCTGATAACCATATCATTATATGGGAGAGTGCTCGATCTCCTGCGCCTCATGAAGGATTTGAGGTGAAAAGGAAAGGAGACAAGGAATTCACTTTAAATGTACGTTTGGAGGTCAATTATATGCCAGAAAAATATAAGCTTTCACCAGCTTTGACCGAACTTCTTGGGATTGAGGTTGAGACCCGTTCGAGAATTGTAGCTGGAATCTGGCATTATGTCAAGGCTAGGAAACTGCAGAACCCTAATGACCCTTCCTATTTCATGTGTGATCCACCACTTCAGAAAGTATTTGGGGAGGATAAGCTTAAATTTGCTATGGTCTcgcaaaaaatttcaaatcattTAGCTCCGCCACAACCAatacatctggaacacagaatcaagCTCTCAGGAAATAGTCCTACTGGAAATGCATGCTATGATATCTTGGTTGATGTACCCTTCCCGATACAAAAAGAATTGAATGCGTTACTAGCTAATACGGAAAAGAACAAAGAAATTGAAGCATGCGAAGAAGCTGTTTGCACTGCTATAAGGAAAATTCACGAGCACCGAAAGAGAAGGGCGTTCTTTCTTGGCTTTAGTCAATCACCAGTTGAATTTGTCAATGCATTAGTTGAATCTCAAAGCACAGACCTAAAGCTTGTAGCAGGTGAAGCAAGTCGTGCTGAGAGAGAGCGTCGATCGGAGTTCTACAACCAACCTTG GGTTGAAGATGCTGTCATCCGTTACCTGAATCGCCGACCACCTCCTGCTCCTTCTCCCGCCCCTGCACCCACCTCCACCCCCGCCCCCGCCCCTACCCTAGATGCGCCTGGAAGCACATGA
- the LOC108225404 gene encoding F-box/kelch-repeat protein At3g27150 has product MFLLCDRLIWLTRFEGITSTMSGKGEMKEAEGLQKDGYHFSKLGGGIVDSGNGYWINFSSCSQKKARICSTDNRADIEGPKSSCSEITVNGSLSAESQDADYSYKPSLSYDLEDTVIARFPLLEYWKLCFVNKRLLALLLSGELFNIRRKIQFDEPSVFMFASGESSWLAFDREFKSCRRLPVLPADMCFFSGDKESFCAGTHLLISGREIEGLVIWRYELSLNKWYKGPSMLNPRCLFASATCGIFAYVAGGIGIMENSEVYNTAEKYNPDTQSWEPLPKMIRRRKLCAGCYMDNRFYVIGGRNDEGELTCGEYFDVSKNKWELIPGMFKDDPVLTYHSPPLVAVVNNELYSLEASSNQLKVYLKRTNTWKHLGPVPVKADSYRGWGVAFKSLGNELLVIGASAVSSTSNSMSIYTCCPDPNAKELQWNPLDSGRNQLSHFILNCSVMVA; this is encoded by the exons ATGTTTCTTCTCTGTGACCGTCTGATTTGGCTTACTCG CTTTGAAGGTATTACATCAACTATGAGTGGAAAAGGAGAGATGAAAGAAGCAGAGGGTCTGCAGAAAGATGGTTATCATTTCAGTAAGTTAGGTGGTGGGATTGTGGATTCTGGAAATGGCTACTGGATAAATTTTAGTAGTTGTTCGCAGAAGAAGGCAAGGATCTGCAGCACTGACAATAGAGCAGATATAGAAGGTCCTAAATCTTCTTGCAGTGAGATCACGGTTAATGGTTCACTGAGTGCAGAATCTCAGGATGCAGATTATTCTTACAAACCTTCACTCAGTTACGACCTAGAGGATACGGTTATAGCTAGGTTTCCTCTGTTGGAGTACTGGAAATTATGCTTTGTCAACAAGAGGTTATTGGCTCTGTTACTAAGTGGTGAGTTATTTAATATTAGACGGAAAATTCAGTTTGACGAGCCTTCTGTTTTTATGTTTGCAAGTGGTGAGAGTAGTTGGTTGGCCTTTGATCGAGAATTCAAGTCCTGCAGACGCCTTCCAGTTCTCCCAGcagatatgtgttttttttcagGAGATAAGGAGTCTTTTTGTGCAGGGACTCATCTACTTATTTCTGGTAGGGAAATCGAAGGTCTTGTCATCTGGAGGTACGAATTGTCACTGAACAAATGGTACAAGGGTCCTTCTATGTTGAATCCAAGGTGCTTATTTGCTTCTGCCACTTGTGGTATATTCGCATATGTGGCTGGGGGAATTGGGATTATGGAGAACTCCGAAGTTTATAATACTGCTGAGAAATACAATCCTGACACTCAATCATGGGAGCCTCTTCCAAAGATGATCCGGAGAAGGAAACTTTGTGCTGGATGTTACATGGACAACAGGTTTTATGTAATTGGAGGACGAAACGATGAGGGAGAACTCACATGTGGAGAGTATTTTGATGTGTCTAAAAACAAATGGGAGCTGATTCCAGGTATGTTCAAGGATGATCCAGTTCTAACTTATCACTCTCCCCCTCTTGTCGCGGTTGTGAACAATGAACTGTACTCGCTAGAAGCTTCTTCCAACCAGCTGAAAGTGTACTTAAAGAGGACTAATACATGGAAGCACTTGGGTCCGGTCCCTGTTAAGGCTGATTCTTACAGAGGCTGGGGAGTTGCATTCAAGTCCCTTGGAAATGAGCTTCTAGTCATCGGAGCATCTGCAGTTTCTTCCACAAGTAACTCCATGTCTATATACACATGTTGTCCGGATCCTAATGCGAAGGAACTGCAGTGGAACCCTCTCGACAGTGGCAGAAACCAGCTCAGCCACTTCATCTTGAACTGTTCTGTGATGGTAGCTTGA
- the LOC108225282 gene encoding pentatricopeptide repeat-containing protein At3g62470, mitochondrial, with the protein MGVFVREPISRNYLNLKLLLFNALHSHADRQTLVLRRRSTRPEQQQLLHGSSLPLSSLFLSAYCKIYSCLLSHPAPLNLVQDTKLLNSRALFDFNLGFKGSFGVSSFVGLRKDLIFRPRGFCSVGGYDDCSDLEDEGDDVGEGESGSVKSEADLREVERVCKVIEELSAWNRKMVSGLNECGINLSHDFVVDVLDRFKHARKPAFRFFCWAGNQEGYVHDSRTYNVMMRILGKARQFETMVSLLEEMGKKGVLNIETFQIAIQTFGASQERRKAVAMFELMKKYKFKVDVDTINSFLDALGRAKLGKEAQVLFGELEERFTPNLQTYTVLLNGWCKVKNIMEAGRVWNEMTDKGFKHDVVAYNTMLRGFLDDKKLPDAIKLFEVMKTKGPTPNVQSYSIMIRYLCKQKLIKRAVGYFEEMASYGCEPDAAVYTCLITRFGNMKKMDKVFGLLKQMKERGCPPDAQMYNALIKLMTRCKMQKNALRIYKEMLQNGIQPTIDTYNILIKSFFQTKRFGMGFAAWEDMKRRGCCPNYNSYNLLIRELMKQGRSIDACKYLEEMIEKGMEAPQIDYDKFKSDCSRAGKPHILEELAQKMKLSGKLEDSSFLFLGCAEMNSGVNSRQF; encoded by the coding sequence atgggTGTGTTTGTCAGAGAACCCATTTCAAGAAACTATTTAAACTTGAAACTACTCCTCTTCAATGCCTTACATTCCCACGCCGACAGACAGACCTTAGTACTACGACGTCGTTCTACAAGACCTGAGCAACAGCAGTTGCTTCACGGTAGCTCTCTGCCCTTGTCTAGTTTGTTTCTTTCTGCTTATTGTAAGATTTATTCATGTCTTTTGTCGCACCCCGCTCCACTCAATTTAGTACAAGATACAAAGTTGTTGAATAGTAGAGCattgtttgattttaatttgggGTTTAAGGGGTCTTTTGGGGTGTCTAGTTTTGTGGGTTTGcgaaaagatttgatttttaggcCTAGGGGGTTTTGTAGTGTTGGTGGTTATGATGATTGCAGTGATCTTGAGGATGAGGGTGATGATGTTGGTGAGGGTGAGAGTGGGAGTGTTAAGTCAGAAGCTGATTTACGAGAGGTTGAGAGGGTGTGTAAGGTGATCGAGGAATTGTCTGCATGGAATAGGAAAATGGTTTCGGGTTTGAATGAATGTGGGATTAACTTGAGTCATGATTTTGTTGTGGATGTGTTGGATAGGTTTAAGCATGCTAGGAAACCGGCATTTAGGTTTTTTTGTTGGGCGGGGAATCAGGAGGGTTATGTTCATGATTCGAGGACTTATAATGTGATGATGAGGATATTAGGAAAGGCGAGACAGTTTGAGACTATGGTGAGTTTGCTTGAAGAAATGGGGAAGAAGGGGGTTTTGAATATAGAGACGTTTCAGATTGCAATTCAAACTTTTGGGGCTTCACAAGAAAGGAGGAAGGCAGTTGCGATGTTTGAGTTGATGAAGAAGTATAAGTTCAAAGTTGATGTGGATACTATTAATTCTTTTCTTGATGCTCTAGGGAGAGCGAAGCTTGGGAAAGAAGCTCAAGTTTTGTTTGGTGAGTTGGAGGAGAGATTTACCCCTAATTTACAGACTTATACTGTTTTGCTTAATGGGTGGTGTAAAGTGAAGAATATAATGGAGGCAGGGAGGGTATGGAATGAGATGACTGACAAGGGTTTTAAGCATGATGTTGTTGCTTATAATACGATGCTCAGAGGTTTTTTAGATGATAAAAAACTGCCTGATGCTATTAAGCTTTTTGAGGTAATGAAGACAAAGGGCCCGACACCTAATGTTCAAAGCTACTCAATTATGATTAGGTATCTTTGCAAGCAAAAATTGATAAAACGAGCTGTTGGGTACTTTGAGGAAATGGCTTCTTATGGTTGTGAGCCAGATGCTGCAGTTTACACATGCTTGATAACCAGATTTGGCAATATGAAGAAGATGGATAAAGTTTTTGGATTGCTGAAGCAGATGAAGGAAAGAGGCTGTCCACCTGATGCACAGATGTATAAtgctttaataaaattgatgaccAGATGCAAAATGCAAAAGAATGCCCTCAGAAtttacaaggagatgcttcagAATGGTATTCAACCAACTATCGACACTTACAATATACTGATAAAGTCATTTTTCCAAACAAAAAGATTTGGCATGGGTTTTGCTGCTTGGGAAGATATGAAACGGAGGGGATGTTGCCCTAATTATAATTCCTATAATCTTCTCATTAGAGAGCTTATGAAGCAGGGAAGATCTATTGATGCCTGTAAATATTTGGAGGAAATGATTGAGAAGGGAATGGAAGCTCCTCAAATCGATTACGACAAGTTTAAATCCGATTGTTCAAGGGCCGGGAAACCTCATATATTGGAGGAGTTGGCTCAGAAGATGAAGCTCTCAGGTAAGTTGGAAGACTCCAGTTTTCTTTTTTTGGGATGTGCAGAGATGAACAGTGGAGTAAATAGTAGGCAATTTTGA
- the LOC108227182 gene encoding pentatricopeptide repeat-containing protein At3g62470, mitochondrial, with protein MALNLRKHTSIIYPKHLIYDVLHSHFSPAERQTTVRRRFTGPEKQQLLHGSSLPLSGLLHSPHYCTFRAPYCQISCILSHPPSLDILQETRLLSDTALFDCNVGVKGSFGLFSFVGLRKDLIFRPRGFCSLEGYEDPSDSEEECESEKVEKSEADLREVERVCKVIEELFALDRNMEAVLDECGITLSHGLVVDVLERFKHARKPAFRFFCWAGNQEGYVHDSRTYNMMMRILGKTRQFETMVSLLEEMGEKGVLNMETFQIAIQAFAASQERRKAVAMFELMKKYKFKVDVDTINCLLDALGRAKLGKEAQLLFGKLEERFTPNLHTYTVLLNGWCKVKNIMEAGRVWNEMVDKGIKPDVVAHNTMLEGLLRDKKVSDAIKLFGVMKTKGPAPNVRSYTIMIRDLCKQKKMDRAVEYFEEMLDHGCEPDAAVYTCLITGFGNMKKMDKVFGLLKEMKEKGCPPDGQMYNALIKLMTNRKMPDDAVRIYKKMVQSGIQPTIHTYNMMMKSFFQTRNFDMGFAAWEEMNQKGCCPDDNSYIVLIGGLIRQGRSVEACKYLEEMIEKGMKAPQIDYNKFAADFSRSGKPHILEELAQKMRFSGKLEVSDFFSRCAEMNKGGIKSRVF; from the coding sequence ATGGCTTTAAATCTACGAAAACACACTTCTATAATTTACCCTAAACACCTCATATACGATGTCTTACACTCTCACTTCTCCCCCGCCGAGAGACAGACCACCGTACGACGACGTTTCACAGGACCTGAGAAACAGCAATTGCTTCACGGTAGCTCTCTGCCCTTGTCTGGTTTGCTTCATTCTCCTCATTATTGTACTTTCCGTGCTCCTTATTGTCAAATTTCATGTATTTTGTCACACCCCCCTTCACTCGATATTCTTCAAGAAACAAGATTGTTGAGTGATACTGCTTTGTTTGATTGTAATGTGGGGGTTAAAGGGTCTTTTGGGTTGTTTAGTTTTGTGGGTTTGcgaaaagatttgatttttaggcCTAGGGGGTTTTGTAGTCTTGAGGGTTATGAGGATCCTAGTGATTCTGAGGAGGAGTGTGAGAGTGAAAAGGTGGAAAAGTCGGAAGCGGATTTACGAGAGGTGGAGAGGGTGTGTAAGGTGATTGAGGAGTTGTTTGCGTTGGATAGGAATATGGAGGCGGTTTTGGATGAATGTGGGATTACGTTGAGTCATGGATTGGTTGTCGATGTGTTGGAGAGGTTTAAACATGCTAGGAAACCGGCGTTTAGGTTTTTCTGTTGGGCGGGGAATCAGGAGGGTTATGTTCATGATTCGAGGACTTATAATATGATGATGAGGATATTAGGAAAGACTAGACAGTTTGAGACTATGGTGAGTTTGCTTGAAGAAATGGGAGAGAAGGGGGTTTTGAATATGGAGACGTTTCAAATTGCGATTCAAGCTTTTGCGGCTTCACAAGAAAGGAGGAAGGCTGTTGCGATGTTTGAGTTGATGAAGAAGTATAAGTTTAAAGTTGACGTGGATACTATTAATTGTTTGCTTGATGCTCTTGGGAGAGCAAAGCTTGGGAAAGAAGCTCAACTTTTGTTTGGTAAGTTGGAGGAGAGGTTTACCCCTAATTTACACACTTATACAGTGTTGCTTAATGGGTGGTGTAAAGTGAAGAATATAATGGAGGCAGGGAGGGTGTGGAATGAGATGGTTGACAAGGGTATTAAACCTGATGTTGTTGCTCATAATACGATGCTTGAAGGTTTATTAAGGGATAAAAAAGTGTCTGATGCTATTAAGCTTTTCGGGGTAATGAAGACAAAAGGCCCTGCACCTAATGTTCGTAGCTACACGATTATGATCAGGGATTTATGCAAGCAAAAAAAGATGGATCGAGCTGTTGAGTACTTTGAGGAAATGCTTGATCATGGTTGTGAGCCAGATGCTGCAGTTTACACATGTTTAATCACCGGATTTGGCAATATGAAGAAGATGGATAAAGTATTTGGATTGCTGAAGGAGATGAAGGAAAAAGGCTGTCCACCAGATGGGCAGATGTATAATGCTTTAATAAAACTGATGACAAATCGCAAAATGCCAGATGACGCCGTCAGAATTTAcaagaagatggttcagagCGGCATTCAACCTACTATCCACACTTATAACATGATGATGAAGTCGTTTTTCCAAACAAGAAATTTTGACATGGGTTTTGCAGCTTGGGAAGAAATGAACCAGAAGGGGTGTTGCCCTGATGATAATTCTTATATTGTTCTAATTGGTGGGCTTATAAGGCAGGGAAGATCTGTCGAGGCTTGTAAATATTTGGAGGAAATGATAGAAAAGGGTATGAAAGCTCCCCAAATTGATTACAACAAATTTGCTGCCGATTTTTCTAGATCTGGGAAACCCCATATTTTGGAGGAATTGGCTCAAAAGATGAGGTTCTCAGGTAAGTTGGAAGTTTCCGATTTCTTCTCAAGATGTGCAGAGATGAATAAGGGAGGGATTAAGAGTAGGGTGTTTTGA